Proteins co-encoded in one Glandiceps talaboti chromosome 22, keGlaTala1.1, whole genome shotgun sequence genomic window:
- the LOC144452567 gene encoding calcium uptake protein 1, mitochondrial-like isoform X1, which produces MFRSTIRRTLQILPGVHRRYVSSYQRIPKYYVIFTSAVGGTVAITTGAWIYRRKLLVSAGAVQESDQGEVASQESGETEEEVASGKKKKKRPGFRDRRVIEYENRIRAYSTPDKIFRYFATLMVKIGDGDYDIYMTPEDFVRSITPDAKQPDGLGLDKFKRYDPKTDGVVEHTGAWTKMTNFLTLLWANLVSELNEISELVWKKKHEGSSKFTDADSIFNTLGQCGLISFSDYIFLLTVLSTPPKHFEIAFRMFDLDGNGEIQPDEFVKVTNIIRAQTSTGKRHRDHAVTGSTLNENMNSALTTYFFGEKLDKKLTIQKFIEFQRKLQHEISKLEFERFEPYDGKISEAEFGESLVVYAGLNDKKRTKMIKRVKKAFKESGQGISLEEFLNVQQFLRSIHDVDTALTFYHVAGAAVDPETLRHVGKTVAGVELSEHIVDVIITLFDENGDGKLSHREFISVMKFRGMRGLEKSKDIGITKLLGAMWKCANETKKFNWDS; this is translated from the exons ATGTTTCGTTCAACCATTCGAAGAACCCTACAGATACTACCTGGTGTACACAGACGATATGTGTCAAGTTATCAAAGAATTCCTAAATACTATGTTATCTTTACATCAGCTGTAGGTGGTACAGTTGCTATAACAACAGGAGCATGGATTTATAGGAG GAAACTACTAGTATCAGCTGGTGCTGTACAAGAAAGTGACCAAGGTGAGGTAGCATCCCAAGAAAGTGGTGAAACAGAAGAAGAAGTGGCTTCtgggaaaaagaaaaagaaaagaccAGGATTCCGAGACAGAAGA GTGATAGAATATGAAAACAGAATACGTGCATACTCTACACCAGACAAGATATTCCGATACTTTGCTACATTGATGGTAAAGATAGGTGATGGTGACTATGATATCTACATGACACCAGAAGACTTTGTCAGGTCCATCACACCAGATGCCAAACAACCAGATG GTCTTGGTTTGGATAAATTCAAAAGATATGACCCCAAG ACAGATGGTGTAGTGGAGCACACAGGAGCATGGACAAAG ATGACCAATTTCTTGACCCTCCTGTGGGCTAATTTAGTCTCTGAATTGAATGAAATATCAGAACTTGTCTGGAAGAAG AAACATGAAGGAAGTTCCAAGTTTACTGATGCTGACAGTATTTTCAATACTTTAGGACAATGTGGTCTGATTTCATTCTCTGATTATATCTTTCTGTTGACAGTTCTATCAA CCCCACCAAAACACTTTGAGATTGCCTTCAGAATGTTTGATTTAGATGGCAATGGAGAAATACAACCAGATGAGTTTGTAAAG GTTACCAACATTATACGGGCACAGACGAGTACTGGTAAACGTCATCGAGATCACGCTGTCACTGGTAGCACACtgaatgaaaatatgaacagcgccctcactacCTACTTCTTTGGTGAAAAACTAGACAAGAAACTAACCATTCAGAAGTTTATAGAGTTCCAAAGAAAACTACAACATGAGATTTCAAAACTTGAG TTTGAAAGATTTGAACCATATGATGGTAAGATAAGTGAGGCAGAGTTTGGTGAATCTTTAGTTGTCTATGCGGGACTTAATGATAAGAAAAGAACCAAAATGATCAAAAGAGTCAAGAAAGCCTTCAAAGAAAGTGGACAG GGTatttcattagaagaattccTGAATGTACAACAGTTTCTTAGAAGTATACATGATGTAGACACAGCActcacattttaccatgtagCTGGAGCAGCTGTGGATCCAG AAACTCTAAGGCATGTAGGCAAGACAGTAGCAGGGGTTGAACTAAGTGAACATATTGTTGATGTTATTATTACCTTGTTTGATGAAAATG GTGATGGAAAACTTAGCCACAGGGAATTTATTTCAGTCATGAAATTCCGAGGAATGAGAGGCCTGGAAAAATCCAAGGATATCGGAATCACTAAATTGTTAGGAGCTATGTGGAAATGTGCAAATGAAACCAAGAAATTTAACTGGGATAGTTGA
- the LOC144452567 gene encoding calcium uptake protein 1, mitochondrial-like isoform X2: MFRSTIRRTLQILPGVHRRYVSSYQRIPKYYVIFTSAVGGTVAITTGAWIYRRKLLVSAGAVQESDQGEVASQESGETEEEVASGKKKKKRPGFRDRRVIEYENRIRAYSTPDKIFRYFATLMVKIGDGDYDIYMTPEDFVRSITPDAKQPDGLGLDKFKRYDPKTDGVVEHTGAWTKKHEGSSKFTDADSIFNTLGQCGLISFSDYIFLLTVLSTPPKHFEIAFRMFDLDGNGEIQPDEFVKVTNIIRAQTSTGKRHRDHAVTGSTLNENMNSALTTYFFGEKLDKKLTIQKFIEFQRKLQHEISKLEFERFEPYDGKISEAEFGESLVVYAGLNDKKRTKMIKRVKKAFKESGQGISLEEFLNVQQFLRSIHDVDTALTFYHVAGAAVDPETLRHVGKTVAGVELSEHIVDVIITLFDENGDGKLSHREFISVMKFRGMRGLEKSKDIGITKLLGAMWKCANETKKFNWDS, encoded by the exons ATGTTTCGTTCAACCATTCGAAGAACCCTACAGATACTACCTGGTGTACACAGACGATATGTGTCAAGTTATCAAAGAATTCCTAAATACTATGTTATCTTTACATCAGCTGTAGGTGGTACAGTTGCTATAACAACAGGAGCATGGATTTATAGGAG GAAACTACTAGTATCAGCTGGTGCTGTACAAGAAAGTGACCAAGGTGAGGTAGCATCCCAAGAAAGTGGTGAAACAGAAGAAGAAGTGGCTTCtgggaaaaagaaaaagaaaagaccAGGATTCCGAGACAGAAGA GTGATAGAATATGAAAACAGAATACGTGCATACTCTACACCAGACAAGATATTCCGATACTTTGCTACATTGATGGTAAAGATAGGTGATGGTGACTATGATATCTACATGACACCAGAAGACTTTGTCAGGTCCATCACACCAGATGCCAAACAACCAGATG GTCTTGGTTTGGATAAATTCAAAAGATATGACCCCAAG ACAGATGGTGTAGTGGAGCACACAGGAGCATGGACAAAG AAACATGAAGGAAGTTCCAAGTTTACTGATGCTGACAGTATTTTCAATACTTTAGGACAATGTGGTCTGATTTCATTCTCTGATTATATCTTTCTGTTGACAGTTCTATCAA CCCCACCAAAACACTTTGAGATTGCCTTCAGAATGTTTGATTTAGATGGCAATGGAGAAATACAACCAGATGAGTTTGTAAAG GTTACCAACATTATACGGGCACAGACGAGTACTGGTAAACGTCATCGAGATCACGCTGTCACTGGTAGCACACtgaatgaaaatatgaacagcgccctcactacCTACTTCTTTGGTGAAAAACTAGACAAGAAACTAACCATTCAGAAGTTTATAGAGTTCCAAAGAAAACTACAACATGAGATTTCAAAACTTGAG TTTGAAAGATTTGAACCATATGATGGTAAGATAAGTGAGGCAGAGTTTGGTGAATCTTTAGTTGTCTATGCGGGACTTAATGATAAGAAAAGAACCAAAATGATCAAAAGAGTCAAGAAAGCCTTCAAAGAAAGTGGACAG GGTatttcattagaagaattccTGAATGTACAACAGTTTCTTAGAAGTATACATGATGTAGACACAGCActcacattttaccatgtagCTGGAGCAGCTGTGGATCCAG AAACTCTAAGGCATGTAGGCAAGACAGTAGCAGGGGTTGAACTAAGTGAACATATTGTTGATGTTATTATTACCTTGTTTGATGAAAATG GTGATGGAAAACTTAGCCACAGGGAATTTATTTCAGTCATGAAATTCCGAGGAATGAGAGGCCTGGAAAAATCCAAGGATATCGGAATCACTAAATTGTTAGGAGCTATGTGGAAATGTGCAAATGAAACCAAGAAATTTAACTGGGATAGTTGA
- the LOC144452567 gene encoding calcium uptake protein 1, mitochondrial-like isoform X3: MFRSTIRRTLQILPGVHRRYVSSYQRIPKYYVIFTSAVGGTVAITTGAWIYRRKLLVSAGAVQESDQGEVASQESGETEEEVASGKKKKKRPGFRDRRVIEYENRIRAYSTPDKIFRYFATLMVKIGDGDYDIYMTPEDFVRSITPDAKQPDGLGLDKFKRYDPKKHEGSSKFTDADSIFNTLGQCGLISFSDYIFLLTVLSTPPKHFEIAFRMFDLDGNGEIQPDEFVKVTNIIRAQTSTGKRHRDHAVTGSTLNENMNSALTTYFFGEKLDKKLTIQKFIEFQRKLQHEISKLEFERFEPYDGKISEAEFGESLVVYAGLNDKKRTKMIKRVKKAFKESGQGISLEEFLNVQQFLRSIHDVDTALTFYHVAGAAVDPETLRHVGKTVAGVELSEHIVDVIITLFDENGDGKLSHREFISVMKFRGMRGLEKSKDIGITKLLGAMWKCANETKKFNWDS; this comes from the exons ATGTTTCGTTCAACCATTCGAAGAACCCTACAGATACTACCTGGTGTACACAGACGATATGTGTCAAGTTATCAAAGAATTCCTAAATACTATGTTATCTTTACATCAGCTGTAGGTGGTACAGTTGCTATAACAACAGGAGCATGGATTTATAGGAG GAAACTACTAGTATCAGCTGGTGCTGTACAAGAAAGTGACCAAGGTGAGGTAGCATCCCAAGAAAGTGGTGAAACAGAAGAAGAAGTGGCTTCtgggaaaaagaaaaagaaaagaccAGGATTCCGAGACAGAAGA GTGATAGAATATGAAAACAGAATACGTGCATACTCTACACCAGACAAGATATTCCGATACTTTGCTACATTGATGGTAAAGATAGGTGATGGTGACTATGATATCTACATGACACCAGAAGACTTTGTCAGGTCCATCACACCAGATGCCAAACAACCAGATG GTCTTGGTTTGGATAAATTCAAAAGATATGACCCCAAG AAACATGAAGGAAGTTCCAAGTTTACTGATGCTGACAGTATTTTCAATACTTTAGGACAATGTGGTCTGATTTCATTCTCTGATTATATCTTTCTGTTGACAGTTCTATCAA CCCCACCAAAACACTTTGAGATTGCCTTCAGAATGTTTGATTTAGATGGCAATGGAGAAATACAACCAGATGAGTTTGTAAAG GTTACCAACATTATACGGGCACAGACGAGTACTGGTAAACGTCATCGAGATCACGCTGTCACTGGTAGCACACtgaatgaaaatatgaacagcgccctcactacCTACTTCTTTGGTGAAAAACTAGACAAGAAACTAACCATTCAGAAGTTTATAGAGTTCCAAAGAAAACTACAACATGAGATTTCAAAACTTGAG TTTGAAAGATTTGAACCATATGATGGTAAGATAAGTGAGGCAGAGTTTGGTGAATCTTTAGTTGTCTATGCGGGACTTAATGATAAGAAAAGAACCAAAATGATCAAAAGAGTCAAGAAAGCCTTCAAAGAAAGTGGACAG GGTatttcattagaagaattccTGAATGTACAACAGTTTCTTAGAAGTATACATGATGTAGACACAGCActcacattttaccatgtagCTGGAGCAGCTGTGGATCCAG AAACTCTAAGGCATGTAGGCAAGACAGTAGCAGGGGTTGAACTAAGTGAACATATTGTTGATGTTATTATTACCTTGTTTGATGAAAATG GTGATGGAAAACTTAGCCACAGGGAATTTATTTCAGTCATGAAATTCCGAGGAATGAGAGGCCTGGAAAAATCCAAGGATATCGGAATCACTAAATTGTTAGGAGCTATGTGGAAATGTGCAAATGAAACCAAGAAATTTAACTGGGATAGTTGA
- the LOC144452260 gene encoding solute carrier family 25 member 16-like: MTDDSKSVLFLVKSFTSGGVSGMTSKTAIAPLERLKILLQAHNRHYKQHGVISGLVAIYRKEGFLGFYKGNGAMMVRIFPYDSIKFGSYEQYKKLTSYYLGPKNEIGKLLNGALAGVTAVTCTYPLDMIRARLAFQVKGEHIYNGIIDAIKSIYKKEGGLRALYSGYTPTILGIMPYGALSFYTFENMKYFCLHYAPNILGKPSPNNKDEIVLRIPASLLCGGLGGAAAQTISFPLDVARRRMQLAQILPDSKEFSNVFKTLGTVYRKDGIVKGLYRGLSINYVRVVPQVAVSFATYEVMKQVFNLKTGVQKN, translated from the exons ATGACGGACGACTCTAAATCTGTGCTGTTTCTTGTTAAATCGTTTACTTCTGGAG GTGTATCTGGTATGACATCTAAAACAGCCATAGCACCTCTAGAAAGATTAAAGATTTTACTACAAGCACACAATCGGCATTATAAACAACATG GTGTAATATCAGGACTAGTTGCAATTTATAGAAAGGAAGGGTTTCTAGGATTTTATAAAGGTAATGGCGCCATGATGGTTAGGATATTTCCCTATGATTCAATCAAGTTTGGTTCCTATGAACAGTATAAAAAG cTTACTTCATATTATTTAGGTCCTAAAAATGAAATTGGTAAACTTTTGAATGGTGCATTGGCAG GTGTTACTGCAGTCACATGTACCTATCCGTTAGATATGATACGTGCCAGGTTAGCTtttcaggtcaaaggtgaacATATTTACAACGGAATTATAGATGCTATCAAGTCTATATATAAGAAG GAAGGTgggttgagggcgctgtatagTGGATATACACCTACAATTCTAGGAATAATGCCGTATGGTG ctctatcattttatacatttgaAAACATGAAGTATTTTTGTCTACACTATGCACCTAATATTCTTGGCAAGCCATCACCAAATAACAAAGATGAAATAGTTCTACGGATTCCAGCCAGTCTACTGTGTGGTGGTCTGGGAGGAGCTGCTGCCCAAACTATATC TTTTCCATTGGATGTTGCAAGGCGGAGAATGCAGTTGGCACAAATATTGCCAGACTCCAAGGAATTCAG TAATGTTTTCAAGACCCTAGGCACTGTTTACCGAAAGGATGGTATAGTAAAGGGACTATACAGAGGACTAAGTATTAACTACGTCAGAGTGGTACCCCAAGTAGCAGTGTCATTTGCAACATATGAAGTAATGAAACAAGTCTTCAATCTCAAAACAGGAGTTCAGAAAAACTAA